The nucleotide sequence GTTCTCCATAGACACCGAAACCGGATTTAAAAATGCTGCCTTAATCACCGCCGCTTACGGATTAGGAGAAAACATCGTTCAAGGGGCAGTCAACCCAGACGAATATTTAGTTTTTAAACCTACATTAAAAGAAGGATTTCGCCCAATCATCGACAAACGAGTGGGTAGCAAAGAATTCAAATTAGTCTGCGACGTTGGTGGATGTAAAATCACCAAAAATGAGCGTGTCACTTTGAGCGAACAGCAAAAATTTGCCATCAATGACGACGAAATTTTGCAACTAGCTAAGTGGGCTTGTTTAATCGAAGATCACTACAGCCAAGTTCACGGCAAGTATACGCCAATGGACATGGAATGGGCAAAAGACGGTATTACCGATGAACTTTTCATCGTCCAAGCCCGCCCAGAAACAGTGCAATCCCAAAAAGTTAAAAATGTCCTACGTAGCTATCACTTAAAATTGGGGACAGGGGATAGAGGACTTGCGGCTGGGGAAAAATCTTCCCAATTACCAATTCCTTTAGTTATAGGTCGTGCTGTTGGGGAAATGATTGGACAGGGAAAAGCTAGAGTAATTCTCGATGTCCAGAAAATTGAACTGTTCCAACCAGGAGAAGTTTTAGTAACAGATAAAACTGACCCCGACTGGGAACCGATAATGAAAAAAGCCAGCGCCATTATTACTAATAAAGGCGGGCGCACCTGCCATGCCGCAATTATTGCGCGGGAGATGGGAATTCCGGCAATTGTGGGATGTGGGAATGGCACAGATATTTTAAAAACAGGTCAAGAGGTGACAGTTTCTTGTGCCGAAGGAGAAGAAGGAAGAGTTTATTCAGGATTATTGCCCTACGAAGTCCGAGAAGTAGCCCTAGAAAATTTGCCCCGCACTCGCACCAAAATAATGATGAATGTGGGCAATCCGGAAGAAGCATTTAGTTTCTCAGGTATTCCTAATGATGGTGTTGGGTTAGCAAGATTAGAATTCATCATTGCCAATCACATCAAAGCGCATCCTTTAGCTTTGATTAATTACGACAAATTGGAGGATGAAGAAGCTAAGGCGAAAATTGCGGAAATGACTGTAACTTATGAAGACAAACCGCAATACTTCGTCGATAAATTAGCCCAAGGTGTAGCCAGACTTGCTGCCGCTTTTTATCCAAATCCGGTAATTGTGCGGATGAGCGATTTTAAAAGCAATGAATACGCCAATCTTTTAGGCGGTAAGCAATTTGAACCCGAAGAAGAAAACCCGATGATTGGTTGGCGGGGAGCATCTCGTTACTATGATGAGAAATATCGTGAGGGCTTTGCCTTAGAATGTCAGGCGTTAAAGCGGGTAAGGGATAAAATGGGCTTGACAAATGTTATCCCCATGATTCCTTTCTGTCGCACTCCTGATGAGGGACGCAAAGTATTAGCTGAAATAGCGAAACATGGTTTAGAACGAGGAAAAAATGGCTTGCAAGTTTACGTGATGTGCGAGTTGCCCAGTAACGTAATCATGGCGGAAGAATTTGCCGAAGTTTTTGATGGTTTCTCCATCGGTTCTAACGATTTGACACAGTTAACGTTAGGTTTAGATCGAGATTCAGCTTTAGTAGCGCATATCTTTGATGAACGCAACGAAGCTGTGAAGCGGATGGTGAAGATGGCAATTGAAACCGCCAAGAAAACTAATCGCAAAATTGGAATTTGCGGTCAAGCTCCCAGCGATTATCCCGAATTTGCTAAGTTTTTGGTAGAGTTGGGGATTGATTCGATGAGTTTGAATCCCGATTCTGTATTGAAAACTCTCTTAATGGTTGCAAAAGTCGAAGGCGTTTAAGTTTTGTAGGGTGGAGATTGCGTCCACCCTACACTTATTAATATGTTGAGGTTAATTAGCGGTTCGGCTTCTTTCTCAACAGCAAGCGATTCGCCTGTGAGGGCTGATTCATCACTTTGCAAGTTCGTGCTTGAATTCGCAAGTCTGCGTCACTCGGTACTAAATCTTGTGATGGGAATTCGCAATTTTTGCTCGTCGCGGATGACGGTGGCTTAGGAAGTGCGGTCAAGGAAACTAGCATTGAAATTTCCGATAGAGTTGAAAGGAAATTACAATGCTTCTCTGGCCTGGGAACGAAAGAAAACGAGAGAAGGAGAAAATGGGAATGAGGGTCATAGAACTATAAAGTAGAGTGAGTGTCAAAGTGAAGGAAGATGGTTGCAAACCCGTTTGTGCCGCAAGATTTAGTAGGTAGACAGCAAGAACTGCAACAAGTCAGCCAAATTCTCTCAATAGATGGCGATTTACTGATTACAGGGGTTCCTGGTAGTGGAAGGCGATCGCTTATTCGTTGGGCAGCACAGAAAGTGAAAGCTAGAGTGCTAGAAATTGACTGTCTGCGAGCCACTGATGGCAAGCGATTTCTGCAATTGTTCGCTGAAAGCTTGATGGCAACCTTCACCACACCGGAAGAACTGGCGTTAATTGGACAGTGGATTGCAGAACATCCTCTGAGTTTGGAGGAATTGCCGAATGGACAAACTCGTTTAGTTTGGCATCTATCAAACGAGGGAGAATGGTCGCTATTTCAAGTTTTGCTGAACTTACCGCAAGCGATCGCTAACAAAGTCAATAGCCGCGTAGTGATGGTTTTTCGCAATTTTCCCCACATCCGGTCTTGGGATAGAGATGGCAAATGGGAAGCTTATCTGCGTGAAGAAATCGCCATACATACTCATGTCAGCTATGCGCTAATTGCTACAGTCGGAGAACCTTGGGTACAAGATAGTAACTTGCAGGTTGTCTGTTTAGCACCGCTGTCTAATCAAGAACTCAGCGCATGGATTGAGACAGCAATGAGCTTACAGGGATTGAAATTTGATGCAGATGGTTTAGCGCTATTTTTAAGCTACGTTCAAGGACATTTAGGGGATGCGATCGCGCTAGCTAGACGAATTTGGCTGGATTGCCGAGTTTTATACGGAAGCCAGAAAGAAGGACTAATCCAATCCCACCACGTCCATCGCAGTGCTTTAGCATTAGTTGAAGATATATCTATTACCTTCGAGTCACTGATTTTACTGCTACCTTCTAGCCAAGTTCGGGTACTAGAAAGTTTAGCTCTTGATCCCACAGATAGCCCGCACAGCCGCGAATACATCCAAAAACACCAACTTTCTAGAGGTGGCTCTCTCCAAGGTGCTTTGGCAAGTTTAGAACAGAAAGGTTTGGTATACGGCGCTAAGTACGGCTACCAGATAGCTTTACCTTTGCTGGGGTTCTGGTTAAAGCATAGGATTGGGGACTGGGGGCTTGGGGCTGGAGACTGGGGGCTGGGGGTGGGGACTAGGGACTAGGGACTAGGGACTAGGTACTAGGTACTAGGTACTAGGGACTGGGTAAGAGTCCTTCCAATTCCCAATCCCCAATCCCCAATCCCCAATCCCCAATCCCCAATCCCCAATCCCCAATCCCCAATCCCCAATTCCCAACTATGTGCGCGATCGCAAGCCACAATATTTTTATGCAAAAACACTCAATTACCATCTCGGCTTGGTCGCTTTTAATTATGTTACTCTGCACCTTGCCCGCTCATGCCCAAAAAATCTCCCGTCCCCAGCAGCAGCAATACTCTGTCGAAGAAGTTTTGCAACAACTCGCCAAAACCAAAGTCATCTACTTAGGCGAAACCCACGATAATCCTGAAGATCACAAAGCCCAGTTGGAGATTATTCAGCGACTATATCGGCAAAATTCTAAAATAGCGATCGCAATGGAAATGTTCCAGCGTCCTTATCAAAGTCTACTCAATCAATATCTGGCTGGAAAAATAACCCAAACCCAGTTATTAGAACAAAGCGAATATGAAAAACGCTGGGGTTTCCCGTGGGAATCTTATGCCCCGATTCTGAGTTTTGCCAAGGAAAATAATTTACCTGTCTTAGCCTTAAATACTCCCAGCGAAGTAACGCGCAAAGTCGCACGCCAAGGATTAGAAAGTCTGACACCAGATGAGAGAAAGTACATTCCGCCATTTAATGAAATTCGCACCGATAATTCCGAATATCGCCAAATGGTGCAAGAGTCTTTTCAACAGCATCAAGTAGCCGGACACGGAAATAGTGCAAACTTTGAGCGTTTCTTCACAGCGCAGGTGCTTTGGGATGAAACGATGGCAGAAGGAATTGCCCAATTTGTGAAAGCAAACCCAGATTATCAAGTCATTGTTTTGGCTGGACAAGCTCATATTATTTATGGCTATGGTATTCCCAGCCGCGTTGCGCGACGCTTGGCAAATAATATAGTCCAATCCTCAATTTTACTCAATCCATCGGAAGCCATGCAAGCTTCAAGTGACAAAGCGATCGCTGACTACTTTTGGGTAACATCTGAGTGAAGACTGAGTTAAGAATAATTGTAGGTTGGGGAGTCACCCCCGCACGGGGTTTGAGGTAAGTTAATCAAGTTCGGAGATGAAGGCGGAAGCAAGGCAGAAATTATGCGACTGAGGGAGGAATTA is from Funiculus sociatus GB2-C1 and encodes:
- the ppsA gene encoding phosphoenolpyruvate synthase, producing the protein MVTAATERTSRFSKERSLVLWFDEVGIVDVPIVGGKNASLGEMIRQLTKQGVRVPGGFATTAYAYRHFIQAAGLEKQLRELFADLDVEDVQNLQERGKKARSLILKTPFPRELQEAIASYYHQMCEIYGYDTDVAVRSSATAEDLPDASFAGQQETYLNINGIKDVLEACHKCFASIFTDRAISYRHTKNFDHFNVALSVGVQKMVRSDLASSGVMFSIDTETGFKNAALITAAYGLGENIVQGAVNPDEYLVFKPTLKEGFRPIIDKRVGSKEFKLVCDVGGCKITKNERVTLSEQQKFAINDDEILQLAKWACLIEDHYSQVHGKYTPMDMEWAKDGITDELFIVQARPETVQSQKVKNVLRSYHLKLGTGDRGLAAGEKSSQLPIPLVIGRAVGEMIGQGKARVILDVQKIELFQPGEVLVTDKTDPDWEPIMKKASAIITNKGGRTCHAAIIAREMGIPAIVGCGNGTDILKTGQEVTVSCAEGEEGRVYSGLLPYEVREVALENLPRTRTKIMMNVGNPEEAFSFSGIPNDGVGLARLEFIIANHIKAHPLALINYDKLEDEEAKAKIAEMTVTYEDKPQYFVDKLAQGVARLAAAFYPNPVIVRMSDFKSNEYANLLGGKQFEPEEENPMIGWRGASRYYDEKYREGFALECQALKRVRDKMGLTNVIPMIPFCRTPDEGRKVLAEIAKHGLERGKNGLQVYVMCELPSNVIMAEEFAEVFDGFSIGSNDLTQLTLGLDRDSALVAHIFDERNEAVKRMVKMAIETAKKTNRKIGICGQAPSDYPEFAKFLVELGIDSMSLNPDSVLKTLLMVAKVEGV
- a CDS encoding ATP-binding protein, whose amino-acid sequence is MVANPFVPQDLVGRQQELQQVSQILSIDGDLLITGVPGSGRRSLIRWAAQKVKARVLEIDCLRATDGKRFLQLFAESLMATFTTPEELALIGQWIAEHPLSLEELPNGQTRLVWHLSNEGEWSLFQVLLNLPQAIANKVNSRVVMVFRNFPHIRSWDRDGKWEAYLREEIAIHTHVSYALIATVGEPWVQDSNLQVVCLAPLSNQELSAWIETAMSLQGLKFDADGLALFLSYVQGHLGDAIALARRIWLDCRVLYGSQKEGLIQSHHVHRSALALVEDISITFESLILLLPSSQVRVLESLALDPTDSPHSREYIQKHQLSRGGSLQGALASLEQKGLVYGAKYGYQIALPLLGFWLKHRIGDWGLGAGDWGLGVGTRD
- a CDS encoding ChaN family lipoprotein encodes the protein MQKHSITISAWSLLIMLLCTLPAHAQKISRPQQQQYSVEEVLQQLAKTKVIYLGETHDNPEDHKAQLEIIQRLYRQNSKIAIAMEMFQRPYQSLLNQYLAGKITQTQLLEQSEYEKRWGFPWESYAPILSFAKENNLPVLALNTPSEVTRKVARQGLESLTPDERKYIPPFNEIRTDNSEYRQMVQESFQQHQVAGHGNSANFERFFTAQVLWDETMAEGIAQFVKANPDYQVIVLAGQAHIIYGYGIPSRVARRLANNIVQSSILLNPSEAMQASSDKAIADYFWVTSE